The Bradyrhizobium sp. B097 genome contains the following window.
GCTCGCCGCATGGTAAGCCGCGGCAAGGCGCGCGACCGCGCCCTTCAGCGCCAGCGTCGAGAGCACGCGAACCCAATTGTCCATCCCGCTTACGCCCGCCGCATCAGCTTGAGCGCGGCCCTGAGGCGGAGGCTGCGCTTGCCGGCAAGCGCCGTCGCTTCGAGCACGGCGCCTTCCGCGTCGCAGCTGCCGGCAAAGCCGATGCCGACCTCATGGCCGCCGAAGACCGGGTTCTCGCCCATCGCCGAGGTGTGCTCCTGATTGAGGATCTGCCCCTTCCAGCGGCCCTTCTCGGAGATGTAGGTGCCCAGATAGTAGAAGAACGCATCGCCGCCAAGGATGCGGCCGTTGTTCAGCAGCATCACGCCGGTGAGGCTGCCGTCGACACCGTCAAGCAGCTGGATGTGGATCGAATAGAGCCCGTTGATGATACCGCCCTCGCCGACCCCGCCTGCGATCGGGACTTCGTCCTCGGTGATCGGCGTCATCACCGACTGGAACGGTACGCCGGGCAATTCCTTCAGCTCGCCCTTGAAGCGGTAGAGCTCGCCGTCCGGCCTACCCTTGGCGAGCAGCGTCGCGTCATCGGTGCCGGCCATCGCGCGGTAATTCGGATCGGGGTTGTGGCGGACGGTCTGGATCTCGACCGCGACCTCGTCGCCGGCTTTCTGATAGGTGCCGATATGGGCGAACGCCGAGTTGCCGCCGAGCATCTTGCCGTCGCCGACATACATCACGCTGCGGCCGACGGCGCCCCCCAGCTCGAACCGGACCTTGTAAAACCCTTCAAACAAGCGCCGTGTCCCCGGCAGCCAAGACATAACCGTTGTCTAGCGCGGTTCATAACGCAGCGAAACCGCTTTCGGCGGCAAGCCTGCCGCAAAGACTGTCGTTAAAAAGCAAAGGTCCGCCAAGACAGTCGCCCTGGCGGACCCGATTGCGGTACCGGATGGCTCCATCCGGGTCCGATAGCTGCTTAGTCCGCGGCCGTTTAAGCTGCAGCCACTTAAGCCGCAGCCATTTAGGCTGCAGCCTTGGCGCCGGTCGGAACCTCGGAGATCGTCTTCAGGATCTGCGAAGCGATCTGGTAGGGGTCGCCTTGCGAGTTCGGGCGGCGGTCTTCCAGATAGCCCTTGTAGCCGTTGTTGACGAAGGAGTGCGGCACGCGGATCGACGCACCACGGTCAGCCACGCCATAGCTGAACTTGTTCCACGGCGCGGTCTCATGCTTGCCGGTCAGACGCTTGTCATTGTCCGGCCCGTAGACGGCGATGTGATCCATCAGGTTCTTGTCGAAGGCCTTCATCAGGCTCTCGAAGTACTCCTTGCCACCGACTTCGCGCATGTACTTGGTCGAGAAGTTGGCGTGCATGCCCGAGCCGTTCCAGTCGGTGTCGCCGAGCGGCTTGCAGTGGAATTCGATATCGATGCCGTAGCTCTCGGTGAGGCGCAGCATCAAATAGCGAGCCATCCACATCTGGTCAGCAGCGGTCTTGGAGCCCTTGCCGAAGATCTGGAATTCCCACTGGCCCTTCGCCACTTCGGCGTTGATGCCTTCGTGGTTGATGCCGGCGGCGAGGCAGAGATTGAGATGCTCTTCGACGATCTTGCGGGC
Protein-coding sequences here:
- a CDS encoding GrlR family regulatory protein, whose amino-acid sequence is MFEGFYKVRFELGGAVGRSVMYVGDGKMLGGNSAFAHIGTYQKAGDEVAVEIQTVRHNPDPNYRAMAGTDDATLLAKGRPDGELYRFKGELKELPGVPFQSVMTPITEDEVPIAGGVGEGGIINGLYSIHIQLLDGVDGSLTGVMLLNNGRILGGDAFFYYLGTYISEKGRWKGQILNQEHTSAMGENPVFGGHEVGIGFAGSCDAEGAVLEATALAGKRSLRLRAALKLMRRA
- a CDS encoding glutamine synthetase beta-grasp domain-containing protein, with the protein product MTKYKLEYIWLDGYTPTPSLRGKTQIKEFASFPTLEQLPLWGFDGSSTQQAEGHSSDCVLKPVACYPDAARENGVLVMCEVMMPDGKTPHVSNKRATVLDDEGAWFGFEQEYFFYKDGRPLGFPSEGYPAPQGPYYTGVGYSNVGSVARKIVEEHLNLCLAAGINHEGINAEVAKGQWEFQIFGKGSKTAADQMWMARYLMLRLTESYGIDIEFHCKPLGDTDWNGSGMHANFSTKYMREVGGKEYFESLMKAFDKNLMDHIAVYGPDNDKRLTGKHETAPWNKFSYGVADRGASIRVPHSFVNNGYKGYLEDRRPNSQGDPYQIASQILKTISEVPTGAKAAA